The window GTATTGATCCGCGATGTGGCGAACGTCGCCACCTCGTTCCCCGGATTCGACGCGCTGGCGCGCGGGGCAGGATTCGGACTGGAGAACGCCGCCGTCGAATGACGGGGGCGATGGGGTGCGATCAAGCCTTCAGGCGCTTGCGGGCGCTTGACGCACCTTGCGGCGGGCGGCCGGCAGCGAACACAGGCCGTCCGCGAACAGGTGGCCGGCGAAGCCAGCGGCCCAGGCGCCGAGGAACATGTCCTCGGCGAAGGCCATCGCCAGCACCAGCAGGCCGACGCCGCACAGCCATCCGAGGACATTGGCGGTTCTTGCGCCGGTGCCTGCCGCGATCGCCCGCGAACGGAGGCGGCCGGCCATGCAGCCCAAAACGATCCCGGCGAACGCGAACCACCATGGCCGTGGCACGGTGGTGGCGAACGCGGCGACGGCCGCGATGCCCCAGAAGGCCGTGACGGCGAGCTTCAGGGGCATCATTCGGGACGGCTGCATGGCGTCCGACGCGTGGCTCACTCGCTGGTGACCGCCACGCCCTTGCCCTTGACGTCCTTGCCGCAGTCGTCGATGTCGTCCTGCGTCATCGTGGCGTAGGGCTTGAACGCGGGCAGCGAGGCGGCCAGCGCCTGCTGGGTGGCCAGCAGCGGCGGCAGCTGGTTGCACAGCTTCATCGCTTCGGCCTCGATCTTCCTGCCTTCCGCTTCCATGCGCGCCTCGAAGTCCTTCTGGCCCTTCTCGCCGCCGAAGATCACGCCGAACACGCCGCCCAGCGCCTTGCCGGCGAGGTCGGCGCCCTTGGAGCCGATCGCCATGCCGGCCTCGGCGATGCCGAGGATCTGGCCGCGGTAGGTGAGCAGCTGGCTGCGCTGCGCGGCATCGACCGGCACGGTCTTGCCTTCGATCAGCAGGTCGCCCTTCGGGGTGATCTCGGCCTTGGGCAGGCCGGTGTCGGTGCGGCCGAAGTGCTTGCCGTTGATGTTGATGTCCATGTCGCCGCTGATGCTCAGGTTGCCTTCGCGCAGCTCCTTGCGCGCTTCGGCCATCGCCTGTTCCACCTGCCGGCCGATGAAGCCGGTCGCGGCGTCGGCGGAAGGAGGCGCGGGCGGAGCGGGGGGCGACGGCGGCTGGCTGCAAGCCAGCAGCGGCGCGCAGGCGATCAGGGCGGAGGCCAGAAACGCGGTGTGTTTCATCGCATCGTTCTCCAGGTTCAGCGGCTTGCGAATTCGCGGCGGACGTCGTCTTCGCAGTCGGTGACGTCCTTCGCTTCCAGGTTGGCATAGGGGCGGAACTGCGGAACGCTGGCGGACAAGCGCTGCTGCGACGCCCGAACCCGCGGCAGCATCCGGCAGATGGTGCGCACGCCCGGTTCCACCTGCTCCTTGACGGTGCGCTCGATGCGCCGCTCCAGACTGCCGGTCATGGCGCCGAACAGCAGGCCTACCCAGGAACCGTCCACCGCCTGCAGGGCCGCTTCCGCGCTCTGCTGGCCGATGTCGATGCCGGTCTTCGCGACTTCCACCACCAGCCCGCGGTAGGCCAGCAGCTGGCGGCGCTGGCTGGGGTCGATCTGCTGCGCCGTGCCGTCGATCAACAGGTCGCCGGCCGGGGTGATTTCCGCGCGCGGCAGGGCATTCTTGCTTTGCTTGGCGTGGTTGCTGCGCTTGCCGAACTGCAGGCTGTTGTCCAGTTCCAGGTTGCCTGTCTCCAATTCCTGCTTGGCCTTGGCTAGGTCGGCGCGCACTTCCTTGCGCGCGTCGGCCAGGTCGGCGCGTATGTCCCTGCGCGCGTCGGCCAGGTCCTGCAGGATGTCCGAGCTGCCGGTGGCGGATTCGCGAGGCGGTTGGGCTTGGGCCGCCAGCGGCAGCAACAGGCACAGGGCGGCGGGCAGGAGGATGCGGGGCTTGTTCATCGAAGTCTCCGTTGGACGGGGATGCGGTGGCGTCGGTTCGTGTGGTGCGGCTGGACTCAGCCTTCGTCGCGCCAGCGGCGCAGGCGGACGGCGGCGGCGATCATCGCGACGCCGGCGGCGGCGCCGACCCACAGCTGCGGCGTCGCCAGCACCGAGTACATCGCGCGGATCACGTCCATGTCGGGGAAGTGGCGCAGGTTGGTCAGCTTCATATCCATCGCCAGGACCGAGGTGCCGGGGAACACGCCGCCCAGCAGGTGGGCCACCACGTTCTTCCAGAACCAGCCGCTGCTGAGGTCGAACGAGTTCATCAGGTCGAACCAGCTGATGAACACGCCGGCGAACACCGGGATCATGATCGCCCACAGGAACGGCTTGCTCCTGGACCAGGCCGAGCACAGCAGCAGCCAGCCGACGGTGGGCAGCGCCCACAGCGCGTAGACGGGGATCGCCGCGATCGCCACGCCGGCGTTGGCCAGCAGGTTGCCGGGGCTCCACAGCAGCACGAACGGGTTGCCGTGGTGGATCAGCACGAACACGCTGAGCAGCAGCAGGAACGCGATCATGCAGGCGATGCCGACGCCGGTGGCGATGGCCGGGGCCACCAGCAGCGCGCTGATCGCCTTCGACAGCACGGTGTCGCGGTCGGACACCGGCAGCGACTTCCAGAACAGCACGCTGCGGTCCTTGCGCTCGTCGAACAGGCTGCCCAGGCAGTAGAAGAACACCACGAAGCCCAGCACCAGCATCGGCCAGAACATCGCGGTGGCGGTGCTCATGCTGACGCCGTCGGCGAGCTGGCGCACGTCGTCGGCCGACATGTTCTCGGTGAGCAGGCGCAGGTCGAGGCCGTTGATGGTGACGTTGCCGGAGCGGCGCGCGGCCACCTCGCCGAAGATCAGCGCCATCGTGGTGAGCAGCAGGGAGATCCCGCCGGCCCAGATCGGCGCCCAGAAGAAGCCGCCCTTGTGCTCCCAGAACTCGCGGCGCAGCAGCAGCTTCAGCTTGTGGGTGGGATGCGGCGGGGTGCGCAGGGGGCCGGACTTGGCGACATCCATGCCCGAAACGTCGATGGCGGCGTTCATGCGTAGGTTCCTTTCATGGTGGCGACGAACAGGTCGGCCAGGCCCGGCGTGCGGGTCTCGCCCAGTTCGCGCAGGCGTTCGGGGGCGGCGCCGTCGAACAGCATCACGGTCTTGCCGAAGGGCAGGGCGCGCTCGTCGATGGGATTCAGGGCGCGGGCGGCGTCCTGCTTGCCGGCGTCCACCAGCACCTCGGTGTAGCGCTCGCCCAGCGAATCCATGCTCGCGTTCAGCGCGATCCGGCCGTCGCGGATGAAGACCACGTCGGTGAGGATGTGCTCGATCTCCTCGACCTGGTGGGTGGTGACCAGGATGGTCTTCTCCTCGTCGAAGTAGTCCTCCAGCAGGCGCTGGTAGAACTGCTTGCGGTAGAGGATGTCCAGGCCCAGGGTCGGCTCGTCCAGCACCAGCAGGCGGGCGTCGATCGCCATCACCAGCGCCAGGTGCAGCTGCACGATCATGCCCTTGGACATCTCGCGCACCTTCATGCCCGGCTTGAGCTGGGTGCCTTCCAGGAAGCGCCGGCACCGGGCGGCGTCGAAGCGCGGGTGCACGCCGGAGACGAACTCGATGGCCTGCGCCACCGTGATCCAGCGCGGCAGCACCGCCACGTCGGCGATGAAGCAGACGTCGTTCATCAGCTCGTCGCGCTGGCTGCGCGGGTCCTTGCCCAGCACCT is drawn from Thermomonas brevis and contains these coding sequences:
- a CDS encoding DUF2884 family protein; amino-acid sequence: MKHTAFLASALIACAPLLACSQPPSPPAPPAPPSADAATGFIGRQVEQAMAEARKELREGNLSISGDMDININGKHFGRTDTGLPKAEITPKGDLLIEGKTVPVDAAQRSQLLTYRGQILGIAEAGMAIGSKGADLAGKALGGVFGVIFGGEKGQKDFEARMEAEGRKIEAEAMKLCNQLPPLLATQQALAASLPAFKPYATMTQDDIDDCGKDVKGKGVAVTSE
- a CDS encoding ABC transporter ATP-binding protein → MNASVVSARGLRKAYKNKVALAGADFDIPAGRIVGLIGPNGAGKTTALKAILGLVPFDGDLKVLGKDPRSQRDELMNDVCFIADVAVLPRWITVAQAIEFVSGVHPRFDAARCRRFLEGTQLKPGMKVREMSKGMIVQLHLALVMAIDARLLVLDEPTLGLDILYRKQFYQRLLEDYFDEEKTILVTTHQVEEIEHILTDVVFIRDGRIALNASMDSLGERYTEVLVDAGKQDAARALNPIDERALPFGKTVMLFDGAAPERLRELGETRTPGLADLFVATMKGTYA